In Paracoccus fistulariae, a single window of DNA contains:
- the pepE gene encoding dipeptidase PepE, translating into MKRALLMSSSRMGQMGYLEHADDQIHTILGKRDLTVLFVPFAGVSFSFDTYEGIVRPVFERLGYGFSSIHHADDPREAVRKADAIAVGGGNTFALLKRMYDAGIVDLIKQRVEGGEMPYIGWSAGTNVATPTIRTTNDMPIVQPPSFNGLGLTHFQINPHFISGKPVGHNGESREERLQEFLTINAGEHVVAIKEGTALLVEGDEGRLLGEDALWLQSPDKIEKIAANETFQLSMIKGVA; encoded by the coding sequence ATGAAACGTGCGCTTTTGATGAGCAGTTCGCGGATGGGACAGATGGGCTATCTGGAACATGCCGACGACCAGATCCACACCATCCTGGGAAAGCGCGACCTAACGGTGCTGTTCGTGCCCTTCGCCGGCGTCTCGTTCAGCTTTGACACCTATGAGGGGATCGTCAGGCCGGTTTTTGAGCGGCTTGGATATGGCTTCAGCTCGATCCATCACGCAGACGACCCGCGCGAGGCTGTGCGCAAGGCCGATGCCATCGCCGTCGGGGGCGGCAATACATTTGCGTTGCTGAAACGCATGTATGATGCCGGTATCGTCGATCTGATCAAGCAGCGCGTCGAGGGCGGCGAAATGCCCTATATCGGCTGGAGCGCGGGCACCAATGTCGCGACCCCGACCATTCGCACCACAAATGACATGCCCATCGTTCAGCCGCCCAGCTTCAACGGGCTGGGCCTGACGCATTTCCAGATCAATCCGCATTTCATCTCGGGCAAGCCGGTGGGTCATAACGGCGAAAGCCGGGAAGAGCGGTTGCAGGAATTCCTGACCATCAATGCGGGCGAACATGTCGTCGCCATCAAGGAAGGCACCGCCCTGCTGGTAGAGGGCGACGAGGGTCGGCTGCTGGGCGAGGATGCCTTGTGGCTGCAAAGCCCGGATAAGATCGAGAAGATCGCGGCGAACGAAACCTTCCAGCTGAGCATGATCAAAGGAGTCGCATAA
- a CDS encoding DUF2177 family protein: MQIVALYLSTLFVFLAIDIIGITQIIRPLFERHVGQLLADPFRVGPAAIFYAIYIMGVLYFVSVPALVENRPGKALIGGALIGLMCYGTYEFTNYATLRDWSLQQVAVDTIWGGFLTGISAWAGLTMARWLV, translated from the coding sequence ATGCAGATCGTCGCCCTTTATCTTTCGACATTGTTCGTCTTTCTGGCCATCGACATTATTGGCATCACCCAGATCATCCGGCCCCTGTTCGAGCGGCATGTCGGGCAGCTTCTGGCCGATCCGTTCCGCGTCGGCCCTGCGGCGATCTTCTATGCGATCTATATCATGGGCGTTCTCTATTTCGTGTCGGTCCCGGCGCTGGTCGAGAACCGTCCGGGGAAAGCCCTGATTGGCGGCGCGCTGATCGGGCTGATGTGCTATGGCACCTATGAATTCACCAATTATGCGACCCTGCGGGACTGGTCATTGCAGCAGGTGGCGGTCGATACGATCTGGGGCGGGTTTCTGACCGGGATATCGGCATGGGCCGGGCTGACCATGGCGCGCTGGCTGGTATGA
- a CDS encoding efflux RND transporter periplasmic adaptor subunit, with protein MTAFRRVLAAATAAASVLFTPLAMAQDQQVPLVKLITLGQDESAGERVFFGRTVARQTIDLAFQVGGQLVEFPVTEGNLIPEGDLIARLDQVPFDLALEEARLTEAQAQSDAERARQLGGNISRAQRETLQTQAELAAVARKNAELALERATLMAPFDAVVSTRTVANFTTVAAGQPVVRLHDMSELRIEIDVPEAIVRRAIENPEFDLLARFGGDDRLYPLAVVETDIETGPVAGTYKVTLGMAPPKDLLILPGYSVAVVMRRNQASDRPDLTVPLDAVGTTPDGDYFVLRFAAEGEETGRLVRVPVTIAADQNGQITLTSGVEAGDEIAAAGLSHLSDDQSVKRFRGIDQ; from the coding sequence ATGACCGCCTTTCGCCGCGTTCTTGCAGCCGCGACCGCTGCCGCCTCTGTTCTGTTCACCCCGCTGGCCATGGCGCAGGATCAGCAGGTTCCGCTGGTCAAGCTGATCACGCTTGGACAGGATGAGAGCGCCGGTGAGCGCGTGTTTTTCGGTCGCACCGTGGCCCGCCAGACCATTGATCTGGCGTTTCAGGTCGGCGGTCAGCTGGTCGAGTTTCCCGTGACCGAGGGCAATCTGATCCCAGAGGGTGATCTGATCGCGCGTCTGGATCAGGTGCCCTTCGATCTGGCGCTTGAGGAGGCCAGGCTGACCGAAGCCCAGGCCCAAAGCGATGCCGAACGCGCAAGGCAACTGGGCGGCAATATCAGCCGGGCCCAGCGCGAAACGCTTCAGACCCAGGCGGAACTGGCCGCAGTCGCGCGCAAGAATGCCGAGCTTGCGCTGGAGCGCGCGACGCTGATGGCACCTTTCGATGCCGTCGTCTCGACCCGGACGGTTGCGAATTTCACCACCGTGGCTGCGGGCCAGCCTGTCGTGCGGCTGCATGACATGAGCGAATTGCGCATTGAAATCGACGTGCCCGAAGCGATCGTCCGCCGCGCCATCGAAAACCCGGAATTCGACCTGCTGGCCCGCTTTGGCGGCGATGACCGGCTTTATCCGCTTGCGGTCGTGGAAACCGATATCGAAACCGGCCCCGTCGCCGGGACCTATAAGGTGACGCTGGGCATGGCACCGCCGAAAGACCTGCTGATCCTGCCGGGTTACTCGGTGGCCGTCGTCATGCGCCGCAATCAAGCATCGGACAGGCCGGATCTGACTGTGCCGCTGGATGCCGTGGGCACCACGCCAGATGGCGATTACTTCGTGCTGCGTTTCGCCGCCGAGGGGGAAGAGACTGGCCGACTGGTGCGCGTTCCGGTCACCATCGCGGCGGACCAGAACGGCCAGATCACCCTCACCTCGGGCGTCGAGGCCGGGGACGAGATCGCCGCCGCCGGGCTGTCGCACTTGTCGGATGACCAATCCGTCAAGCGCTTCCGCGGCATCGATCAGTGA
- a CDS encoding aminotransferase class V-fold PLP-dependent enzyme codes for MKIDKIVSDSPVSAKYAYFDTGAAAPPPTPVIDRVKAYLDETAELGTYLPSLRKRVYEDLETTRAKTAAFIGAKPEEIAFTKNGTEAICLVAQGIDWAEGDEIIVPETEMLSNLSVWLQLEQQRGIRVVRAKASLEGLLDAAAIAEHVTDRTRLISFVALSNVTGAVQPVAEICAMAQQRGVMTHVDAAQAIGVLDVDIHDWGCDFLSTCGRKGLRAIEGSGFLYIAEPRIAELSSCMIGWWNSSVDGEGALVLPQTAKRFEAGCPNVPAIYSLDAALDYASDLGQGAIEARCREITDYALQGLARIPGFELYGPADAAHRIGIIPFNIKGLDPRSLVLELEMRGIIIEAGHFMASSILEGYNIDCMARASIHYFNTEAEIDRLVSNILDIKESK; via the coding sequence ATGAAAATTGACAAGATCGTCAGCGACAGCCCGGTATCGGCCAAATACGCCTATTTCGATACCGGGGCTGCCGCCCCTCCGCCAACGCCGGTCATCGACCGGGTGAAGGCCTATCTGGACGAGACCGCAGAGCTTGGCACCTATCTGCCCAGCCTGCGCAAGCGCGTCTATGAGGATCTGGAAACGACCCGCGCCAAGACCGCCGCCTTCATCGGCGCGAAGCCCGAGGAAATCGCCTTCACCAAGAACGGGACCGAAGCGATCTGCCTTGTCGCCCAGGGCATCGACTGGGCCGAGGGCGACGAGATCATCGTCCCCGAGACCGAGATGCTCAGCAACCTGTCGGTCTGGTTGCAGCTTGAACAGCAGCGCGGCATCCGTGTGGTGCGCGCGAAGGCCAGCCTTGAAGGGCTGCTGGACGCCGCCGCCATCGCCGAGCATGTCACGGACAGGACCCGGCTGATCAGCTTTGTGGCGCTGTCCAATGTGACCGGCGCCGTGCAGCCCGTTGCCGAAATTTGCGCCATGGCGCAACAGCGTGGCGTGATGACGCATGTCGATGCCGCGCAGGCCATCGGCGTGCTGGATGTCGACATCCACGACTGGGGCTGCGATTTCCTGTCCACCTGCGGGCGCAAGGGGCTGCGCGCGATCGAGGGATCTGGATTCCTGTATATCGCCGAACCCCGCATCGCCGAATTGTCATCCTGCATGATCGGCTGGTGGAACAGCAGCGTCGATGGCGAAGGCGCGCTGGTCCTGCCGCAAACGGCCAAGCGGTTCGAGGCGGGTTGCCCGAATGTGCCCGCGATCTACAGCCTCGATGCCGCGCTGGATTACGCCAGCGATCTGGGGCAGGGCGCCATCGAGGCGCGCTGCCGCGAGATCACCGACTACGCCCTGCAGGGCCTTGCCCGGATCCCGGGGTTCGAGCTTTATGGCCCGGCCGATGCTGCGCATCGCATCGGCATCATCCCGTTCAACATCAAGGGTCTGGATCCGCGCAGCCTTGTGCTGGAGCTTGAAATGCGCGGGATCATCATCGAGGCGGGCCATTTCATGGCGAGCAGTATCCTGGAAGGATACAATATCGACTGCATGGCGCGCGCCTCGATCCATTACTTCAACACCGAAGCCGAGATTGACCGGCTGGTCAGCAACATACTGGACATAAAGGAAAGCAAATGA
- a CDS encoding efflux RND transporter permease subunit — protein MKIARGSIEKPILTWILILVMFFGGIASFFSLGRLEDPAFTIKTAVVYSSYPGASAEEVSVEVSEPLESAIQQLGEVDTITSINTPGASLLEIELDPKTGGDEVPAVWTELRAKVGEAAKFLPQGVEYTVVNDDFGDVFGIYFAVTAEGYSDAEKHDLARFLRRELLTVDGVANVDVAGLPQEAIYATPDMALTVNQNIPPGALEEAIAAADDITPAGTAGQTRFTVPEGSDTLEELSGLNVGISGEIVRLSDLVTLSRERIGDPTLLIRHNGTEAFTLGVAGLDTENIVEVGKRVEAHLTRIADQLPAGVELKPIYQQHRIVEAASNDFVVNLAMSVAIVLVVLALFMGVRAAVVVGATLLLTVLGTLVFMLPFGIEMERISLGALIIAMGMLVDNAIVVAEGMQTSMQRGMSSRDAADEAAQKTQIPLLGATVIGIVAFAPIGLSPDATGEFMFSLFAVITISLLLSWFLAITITPLLGHYFFKTNLDGTSESYDGPVFRAYAGLLKWASRWRWWVATALIGITVLCFYGFGQIKQQFFPNSSTPMFYVHYWKEQGTPIQETSADLDVLERWLDQQDSVEATTTFVGNGATRFMLNYTTQRENSAYGHMLVRTQTSEQIPALRDALQGFAAEALPDGDLRTVAMVFGTGGGNPIQLRISGPDGAVLRELAEQAEARMRQTTDQLTGISIDWRQREIVLRPDYAEDRAEAIGVTRRDIADSLNFASDGVISGVMREKDRQIPIYVRAPQDGSVALADALVYSQPLQAFVPIEQVIDGFTPIPQDTLIFRRNRQPTITLAAGVSQEASVADVQSQLDRAFADMPLPRGYAIEWGGEKEDSKEAQEGLIGQLPLALLTMIIITVMLFNALRQPLIIWLLVPMAVNGVTLGLLGTGLPFTFTALLGLLSLSGMLIKNGIVLVEEIDITRRDLPDLRDAIRQASISRMRPVVLAAATTILGMIPLLSDPFYISMAVTIMAGLAFATVLTLVAVPVFYELFFARDAKMQAQAATNATA, from the coding sequence ATGAAAATCGCACGTGGCAGCATTGAAAAGCCGATCCTGACCTGGATCCTGATCCTGGTGATGTTCTTTGGCGGCATCGCCAGCTTCTTCTCGCTGGGCCGGTTGGAGGATCCGGCCTTCACCATCAAGACGGCGGTGGTCTATTCCAGCTATCCCGGCGCCTCGGCCGAGGAGGTCTCGGTCGAGGTCAGCGAACCGCTGGAAAGCGCGATCCAGCAGCTTGGCGAGGTGGATACCATCACCTCGATCAACACGCCCGGCGCCTCGCTGCTGGAAATCGAGCTGGACCCCAAGACCGGCGGCGACGAGGTGCCCGCCGTCTGGACCGAATTGCGTGCCAAGGTCGGCGAGGCGGCGAAATTCCTGCCGCAAGGCGTCGAATACACGGTCGTGAATGACGATTTCGGCGATGTGTTCGGCATTTACTTCGCGGTGACGGCAGAAGGCTATAGCGATGCCGAAAAGCACGATCTGGCCAGGTTCCTGCGGCGCGAATTGCTGACGGTCGATGGGGTGGCCAATGTCGATGTGGCAGGTCTGCCGCAAGAGGCGATCTATGCCACGCCGGACATGGCGCTGACGGTCAATCAGAACATTCCGCCGGGTGCGCTGGAGGAGGCGATTGCGGCGGCTGACGACATCACCCCGGCAGGCACGGCCGGTCAGACGCGCTTTACGGTCCCCGAAGGTTCGGACACGCTGGAAGAGCTGAGCGGGCTGAATGTCGGCATCTCGGGCGAAATCGTGCGCCTGTCGGATCTGGTCACCCTGTCGCGCGAGCGGATCGGCGATCCGACCCTGCTGATCCGCCATAACGGCACCGAGGCCTTTACCCTGGGCGTCGCTGGCCTTGATACCGAAAACATCGTCGAGGTCGGCAAGCGGGTCGAGGCGCATCTGACACGGATCGCAGACCAGTTGCCCGCCGGGGTCGAGCTGAAACCGATCTATCAGCAGCATCGCATCGTCGAGGCCGCCTCGAACGATTTCGTTGTCAATCTTGCCATGTCGGTGGCCATCGTGCTGGTGGTTCTGGCGCTGTTCATGGGGGTGCGCGCCGCCGTGGTCGTGGGCGCGACCTTGCTGCTGACCGTCTTGGGAACGCTGGTCTTCATGCTGCCCTTTGGCATCGAGATGGAGCGGATCAGCCTTGGCGCGCTGATCATTGCCATGGGGATGCTGGTCGATAATGCCATTGTCGTGGCCGAGGGCATGCAGACCTCGATGCAACGCGGCATGTCATCGCGCGATGCTGCGGACGAGGCCGCGCAGAAGACCCAGATCCCCCTGCTTGGCGCGACGGTGATAGGTATCGTCGCCTTCGCACCCATCGGCCTCAGCCCCGATGCGACGGGCGAATTCATGTTCTCGCTGTTCGCGGTCATCACCATTTCGCTGCTGCTGTCATGGTTTCTGGCGATCACCATCACGCCGCTGCTGGGGCATTACTTCTTCAAGACCAATCTTGATGGCACAAGCGAAAGCTATGATGGACCGGTTTTCCGCGCCTATGCCGGGCTTTTGAAATGGGCGTCCAGATGGCGGTGGTGGGTTGCAACGGCCCTGATCGGGATCACGGTCCTGTGCTTCTATGGCTTTGGCCAGATCAAGCAGCAGTTCTTTCCGAATTCCAGCACGCCGATGTTCTATGTCCATTACTGGAAGGAACAGGGAACGCCGATTCAGGAAACATCAGCCGATCTGGATGTGCTGGAACGCTGGCTTGATCAGCAGGACAGCGTCGAGGCGACGACGACCTTTGTCGGCAATGGCGCGACACGCTTCATGCTGAACTATACCACGCAGCGCGAAAACTCTGCCTATGGCCATATGCTGGTGCGGACGCAGACCAGCGAACAGATCCCTGCGCTGCGCGATGCGCTTCAGGGTTTCGCGGCCGAGGCCCTGCCCGACGGCGATCTGCGCACCGTCGCGATGGTCTTTGGTACCGGCGGCGGCAACCCGATCCAGTTGCGGATTTCAGGGCCTGACGGTGCCGTTCTGCGCGAACTGGCAGAGCAGGCAGAGGCGCGGATGCGGCAGACCACGGATCAGTTGACGGGGATCAGCATAGACTGGCGCCAGCGCGAGATCGTGCTGCGCCCGGATTATGCCGAGGATCGCGCCGAGGCCATTGGCGTCACCCGCAGGGATATCGCGGATTCCCTGAACTTCGCCAGCGACGGCGTGATTTCGGGCGTGATGCGCGAAAAGGACCGGCAGATCCCGATCTATGTGCGGGCACCACAGGATGGAAGCGTCGCGCTGGCCGATGCGCTTGTCTATTCGCAGCCGCTGCAGGCCTTCGTCCCGATAGAGCAGGTCATCGATGGTTTTACCCCGATCCCGCAGGACACCCTGATCTTCCGCAGAAATCGCCAGCCCACCATCACGCTTGCCGCAGGCGTGTCGCAAGAGGCCAGCGTCGCCGACGTTCAAAGCCAGTTGGATCGGGCCTTTGCGGACATGCCCCTGCCCCGTGGCTATGCGATCGAATGGGGCGGCGAGAAAGAGGATTCCAAGGAGGCGCAGGAAGGTCTGATCGGGCAATTGCCGCTGGCTTTGCTGACCATGATCATCATCACCGTGATGTTGTTCAACGCGCTGCGTCAGCCGCTGATCATCTGGCTGCTGGTGCCGATGGCGGTGAACGGCGTGACCCTCGGGCTGCTGGGAACCGGCCTGCCCTTTACCTTCACGGCGCTGTTGGGCCTGCTCAGCCTGTCCGGCATGCTGATCAAGAACGGCATCGTTCTGGTCGAGGAAATCGACATCACGCGAAGGGACTTACCCGATCTGCGTGATGCGATCCGGCAAGCCTCGATCTCGCGGATGCGGCCCGTGGTTCTGGCGGCTGCGACGACGATCCTGGGCATGATCCCCTTGCTGTCCGATCCGTTCTATATCTCGATGGCGGTGACGATCATGGCCGGGCTGGCCTTCGCGACCGTGCTGACGCTGGTCGCCGTGCCGGTATTCTACGAACTGTTCTTCGCGCGCGACGCAAAGATGCAGGCACAGGCCGCGACAAACGCAACCGCATGA
- a CDS encoding SDR family NAD(P)-dependent oxidoreductase, producing MGRADHGALAGMKALVIGESGGIGAAVADALRQGGAQVTGLSRRTGLDLTDQGSVARCAESLAEERFDLIFNATGALVIEGNQPEKTIREIEADAMNAHFALNATGVALLLRYFAPLMRKDARAVFASLSARVGSIGDNGLGGWISYRAAKAAQNQIIRTAAIEIARRDRNHIVVALHPGTVETRLTQDYADRYPTISAPQAAQALLSVIDGLTAKDNGSFRDWKGKPVPW from the coding sequence ATGGGCCGGGCTGACCATGGCGCGCTGGCTGGTATGAAGGCCCTTGTGATCGGAGAGAGTGGCGGCATTGGCGCGGCGGTCGCCGACGCCCTTCGCCAAGGCGGCGCTCAGGTCACCGGCCTGTCACGCCGCACGGGGCTGGATCTGACCGATCAGGGCAGCGTGGCGCGCTGTGCCGAAAGCCTTGCGGAGGAACGCTTCGATCTGATCTTCAATGCCACCGGCGCATTGGTCATCGAAGGCAATCAGCCCGAAAAGACCATCCGCGAGATCGAGGCCGATGCCATGAACGCGCATTTCGCGCTGAACGCGACGGGGGTTGCGCTGCTGCTGCGCTATTTCGCGCCGCTGATGCGCAAGGACGCCCGCGCTGTCTTTGCCTCGCTTTCGGCGCGTGTCGGCTCGATCGGGGATAACGGTCTGGGCGGATGGATCAGCTATCGCGCCGCCAAGGCCGCCCAGAACCAGATCATCCGGACAGCAGCCATCGAGATCGCCCGCCGCGACAGGAATCACATCGTCGTCGCCCTGCATCCGGGCACGGTCGAGACGCGGCTGACGCAGGATTACGCCGACCGCTACCCGACGATTTCGGCCCCGCAAGCCGCGCAGGCGCTGCTCTCTGTGATCGACGGCCTGACCGCCAAGGACAATGGCAGTTTCCGGGACTGGAAAGGAAAGCCGGTGCCCTGGTGA
- a CDS encoding DUF1177 domain-containing protein: MTQRQVSTIYEMMDMPNVTGQDFVDLLRGVGAPDAEITIQSVAYEPPEDTSKKCDFIKVKLRGADGKSAGGGHPTMGLIGRLGAQQAQPNRIGLVSDADGSIVALAAALKLLEFNKAGGRLQGDVIITTHVATHVSITPHDPVDFMGMPVSSATMNAHEVDAEMDAILSVDTSKGNSIIKHRGIAISPTAKQGYILRVAPDLVRLMEYALGRPARTFPITTQDITPYDNGVYHFNSIMQPHVATKAPVVGLAITAASVVPGSDTGASYESELVDATLFAFEVTKQFTWNKIAFHDADEFQKLVGMYGDMTVLQTTPGS; the protein is encoded by the coding sequence ATGACACAGCGTCAGGTCAGCACGATCTATGAAATGATGGATATGCCCAATGTCACCGGGCAGGATTTTGTCGATCTCTTGCGCGGGGTCGGCGCGCCCGATGCCGAGATCACCATCCAGTCCGTGGCCTATGAACCGCCAGAAGATACCAGCAAGAAATGTGACTTCATCAAGGTGAAGCTGCGCGGGGCGGATGGCAAATCGGCAGGTGGCGGTCATCCGACCATGGGGTTGATCGGTCGGCTTGGCGCGCAGCAGGCGCAGCCGAACCGGATCGGGCTGGTGTCGGATGCCGATGGCTCGATCGTGGCGCTGGCCGCCGCGCTGAAGCTGCTGGAATTCAACAAGGCGGGCGGGCGTCTTCAAGGCGATGTGATCATCACCACGCATGTGGCCACCCATGTGTCGATCACGCCCCATGATCCCGTCGATTTCATGGGCATGCCGGTCTCCTCTGCCACGATGAACGCCCATGAGGTCGATGCCGAGATGGATGCCATCCTGTCGGTCGATACCTCAAAGGGCAACAGCATCATCAAGCATCGCGGCATCGCGATCTCCCCGACGGCGAAACAGGGCTATATCCTGCGGGTCGCCCCGGATCTGGTCCGGCTGATGGAATATGCGCTGGGTCGGCCTGCCCGGACATTCCCGATCACGACGCAGGACATCACCCCCTATGATAACGGCGTCTATCACTTCAACTCGATCATGCAGCCGCATGTCGCGACGAAGGCACCGGTGGTCGGCCTTGCCATCACGGCCGCCTCTGTCGTGCCGGGTTCCGATACCGGGGCAAGCTATGAAAGCGAATTGGTCGACGCCACGCTTTTCGCCTTCGAGGTAACCAAGCAATTCACCTGGAACAAGATCGCCTTCCATGACGCGGACGAGTTCCAGAAGCTGGTCGGCATGTATGGCGACATGACCGTTCTGCAAACCACCCCCGGCAGCTGA
- a CDS encoding TetR/AcrR family transcriptional regulator gives MVGAISEHDSGLGLISMTTGRARQGDIRRPQQKRSRKRVEQILDAANSLIAERGSAGMTITEIAELAGITPGSMYQYFPNKAAIINALATRHLEEFSQRLEAELSSLPQSAEEMALAFDALIEADYQTGLADPAVRDIWQGMAVDKALLEMFTAESHRNVAALTEAARPMVREAERDGLAVSISLMFHFADSAIRVALGKPEAQGRADIERIKSMLRLIWFSMV, from the coding sequence ATGGTCGGCGCTATATCTGAACACGATTCAGGTTTAGGGCTTATTTCGATGACTACCGGCAGGGCGCGTCAGGGCGATATTCGCCGACCACAGCAAAAACGCAGCCGCAAGCGTGTCGAACAGATCCTTGATGCGGCCAACAGTCTGATTGCCGAACGCGGATCCGCCGGGATGACGATCACCGAAATCGCCGAGCTGGCGGGCATCACGCCCGGGTCGATGTATCAGTATTTTCCCAATAAGGCGGCGATCATCAACGCGCTTGCCACGCGCCATCTGGAAGAATTCAGCCAGCGGCTGGAGGCTGAATTATCATCTCTGCCACAAAGCGCGGAAGAGATGGCACTGGCCTTTGACGCCCTGATCGAGGCCGATTACCAGACCGGGCTGGCTGATCCCGCAGTCCGTGACATCTGGCAAGGCATGGCCGTCGATAAGGCCTTGTTGGAGATGTTCACCGCTGAAAGCCATCGCAACGTCGCGGCGCTGACCGAAGCGGCAAGGCCGATGGTGCGCGAGGCCGAGCGAGACGGTCTGGCGGTTTCGATATCGTTGATGTTCCATTTTGCGGATTCGGCCATCCGGGTGGCTTTGGGCAAGCCCGAGGCGCAGGGCCGCGCGGATATCGAACGGATCAAGTCGATGCTGAGGCTGATCTGGTTTTCGATGGTCTGA